The Tachysurus vachellii isolate PV-2020 chromosome 15, HZAU_Pvac_v1, whole genome shotgun sequence nucleotide sequence GATGTTGCAATGTGTACAAAGCACATAAAAGATTCCATACAACTGATGCTTGGAAAGATGTTAGACTTATTCTGCTACTTTGATTAATTAGATCAAATTAATCTAATTGCAAAACATTGCAAATTGTAAATTGCAAAACATAAAAGATTGTTTTGCAATTTACAATTTGCAATGTTTTGCAATTAGATTAATTTGATCTAATTAATCAAAGTAGCAGAATAAGTCTAACATCTTTCCTGGAAGCCAGAGGATTAACCAGCCCCTGGATGACAATGTTTTTGCCAGACCACAATGTGCTATTCATGGTGCTTTTGTATGGCACAGACTAATGATGAAGAATACAAGACATGGTTATTGCAGTAAACATGAGTGAAAATGGAATGCATGTCTCCACTACTTTCATAcaggggtgtccaatcttatctggaAATGTACAGAGTGTGTGCATATCCAACCAAGCTGAAGCCACAACTAAGTCTATTGAAAGCCAAAATCAACCGATTAAACAGGTTCAGGCGTAACTCTTGCTGGATTggtatgaaaacctgcacccacgcTGGCCCTTTCGGGCCACCCCTGCATTCATATCACTTTCACAATATATTCTGGAGGCCTCAGATATGCACATAACAATATATTTACTAAATTGGAATTTATTATTGGGCAAGTTTTTTTTGGACAGGACAATTTTTGTATCAAGGACAATTTTTgcatctttaaaaatgtttatttctatatGCATATCTAAAAGCTTACGGAGTGCATTTGGGTAGATAGAAAATGACATGCATGTTAGCATCAGTTGTATGGAATCTTTTATGTGCTTTGTACACATTGCAACATCCACAGTTACAAAACATATGTGTAGGAAAAAGACAATTAGGCAATGTAGCATCTTCAGGAAAGAggaaactgcattttttttttcttgcttcatTATTTCAGTTCTAAATACACACAACTGTATTCTCTGAACTCTGTACACAGCTTTTGACCCTTTGGTTTGCCTCTTACCCACTTTTATCCCCACAGCAGTGAGAACAATCATTAACATAATTCAGCTCAGGCAAACACTAATCATACAGTGTGTCATATAGTGTGTGAAACCACAGAATGCAGCTAAAACCTGTGCTACTTTGATTGCTACAGTTGACCATTATAACATTACATTGTCTGGCAATGTCTGAGACCCAGAAAAAACTTTAGGCACAGAAGGACCACCCTCAAATCAAGTTTGAAGTTTTCTTACCCTAGGGGGACACATCCTACCCATCTGTGGTGTTTATCCTTTGATAATATGGCATTACTCAAAGTGCCAAAGTGCAAAATGTAAAGTGAGTAAGCAAGTGCAAACATTCCTCATCGATAGCTGGTAGCTTTCATGTGATAGGAGAGAGCTAGCTTTTTGGAAATAATTAGTAATTGACCAAAATTGAAGAAAatggggtaaaaaaaattaacacatgGGCATGATAGAGGGCCTAGCTGATGATATGTGTAGCCCATTTTAGTGTCAGATAGCTTGCCATTGTGAGTGCAAACACATGTATGTTAGGGATGAGGATGTGTTCTGGATGGGCTGCTCCTTTGTGAGGAAACCCAGGAAGCTTGCAGCTATTAAGGGACACAAGGTCACTTACATGCATCTTGACACACTGTTTCAAAACACTATGTGGTTGCCTTCATGTTAAAATAGAACAACTGGTGATCAACCAGTGGATCAGTGGTTACCTGCTTAAGCAAAACTTTAACTGCTTGGTTGTCTCCTGTCTAAACTGTATATTTCTTTGAATAAAGCATAAGCTAAATGAGCAAATATAACTGCAAATACCAGTAACACGCCAACTGACTACCAGTGATTTTGCATACTAGTTGATAAATTACACAGTTCTTTTTAAAATAgctgattgtgtttttttatttcctagaAGAATACACATTTTGCATACAAAGTTTGGGATTATTATTTAGGTCAAATTATAAGCAAAGCAAATTATAATACACAGCTATCTACTATCATCTCTAGGACAGACATATTAAAACAAAGTAGAACCACTTCAGACATATAGCACCAGATGGCACTGCTTTATTGCTTGGGTTAAAGGTAACTATCAAGACATTATTGTTATATGGTTAGGTAGAAAACAGATGTAATTGAAAAggattattaaaaatatcataCTGAAAATGCATTGTTTGAATGAATACATTTCATATAATTTGTTctttaattgtaattaattgtaatttaattgaataattgtAAGACAGTTGGTGTTAAACATGTAATGATACACTgtgagtttaaaaaataaaaagcctaaACAGTTACAGCAGTCAAGCTCAAGTCACCAGTCACCTCCAGAACATCAATTTCCCCCAGGCTGGTGAAGCGGTGGTTGTAGGTACAGATTTGATTTCCATTGACAAACACGTTGTAATGATGGGGATTGCAGGAGATGATGATCTGAAATAGGCATTACCAAATGAGACTTACATATAGGCTATGATGATCTTTTTATCCATTAATTTTCAGTTAAAGCACCTACAGTTCAAATAAACTGAGTTGAATAAATTCAATCAGCCACCTATACAAACAAATATGCATATCTTATAAATAAAGTCCAAAACATTGTGTACCTGGAAGTTTTGCCCCTTGTGGAATGGCATTCCTCCAGAGCGCTCCTCTGAGCCCCACTTCTCCATTGTTTGGGTATTGCGCACAACCACATTTTCATCAAAGCGAGGATTGAAATGAAATGCTATCCCACTTCTGTGACGCAGATTAATGTTAAATCTGTGGTACAAAtaccaaataaaatgtaataaaaatattgcaGCTTATGAAAAAAATGTGGCACTCTCTCCCTTAAAGACAAAGTGCtatcataaaacaaaaatccatgGAATAGTTGGCTGGGATCTGTTCATCTCCAGCCAGAGGAAGTAGAAAGTGGCTCACAGTCAGTTTTTAGAGATATGTAGTGggtcaaaatgaaaaaaaaaaacacatgattaGAAACATCTGTATGCTTTAATTGTGCAAAGAAGCAGAATAACATCTGACCTGCAAGCTTGAGGATTAACTACACCTTGGATGGTAATGTTCTTGCCAGGATACAATCCACCATTAATGATGGATTTGTACGGCACACtctaacaataaaaaacataagaGGTGGTTATTATGAGCTAATGAGCTAAAGTAACACAAAATGTGAACTAATCATGTAACATGGCCTTGAGTTCTTACATAGTTTACTGGAGCAGGAAATGCAGGTGCCTATTCAGTCATAAAAGAAGAGAAGTAGAAGTTTATTGTGAAGGCATGTGTGAAAGGCAAATATAATTCTGAAGTAGTAGAGTAAAGATGTGTTCGGGTAAAAAACAGGAAACTGTGGTGTAAGAGTGTCAGCTTCAACAGCATGTGACTACAAATAGGGTCAATAAACCTATGGAAACTATCACAATAATACCTTTAGCCACATGAGAAAGAGCCTCAGCTCCaaagaaatgaagaagaaaatgatcaGATTTGGCAATAAATGTGGGGAATAAGTgagctttttcttttattagtgTTTTATAAGTGTTGTAGACTTAATATagttgtgtattaaaaaaataatatatgccCTTTATTACATGTgaaatctttacattttcaaCAAAGTAATACTTTCTGTTTTTTACACAGATTATGAGGTTGTAAAAGCTTAACTTATATGGAGTTAAAACATGATAGATGTTAACATGAAGATACTTACACTATATCCAGAAGGATAAGCAAACTGTGGCTACAAACAGGAGATAAAACATTGTAAATGTCATTTTGTGACAAACAACcatgttagtaaaaaaaaaaaaaagaatatatatccattatattataaataaaatattattttattcagtcttTACTAATCATTCAGAACAAATTATTCAGTCTTTACTAATCATCTTATTCTGACATttctaaaaacaattttttcatatttttgaaAATTGTCAGTACAGTTTAAAAATTCTAGCGGTTACCTGGAATCCAGATTGGGCAGGTACAAAACCCTACCAAatggaaacaaaaacattttcataaaaCAAGACTTAGGCAACACATAGTTCTGCCATGGTACTGTAATGACATCCCTTACAGGATGGCAGTTATCCATTTATTATCTACACCACTTATCCTACTttgtcacagggaacctggatcCTTTCCCAGGGGACTacaacaaggcaggatacaccctggagagGATGCCATTCTATTGCAAGGCAAAATCACACAcctattcacacactacagacaatttagagatggcaatcagcatacaatacatgtctttggattggGGGAGGAGACTGGAGTACTTTTAGGAAACCCTTGAAACATGCAGTAggttgtttgtgagtgtgaacatgcaaactacaacacaggcgcgcacactcactcacacgtgcgcacacacaaactcacagggcagaggcaggaattgaacccccaaccctgaatgTATGTGGCAAACATGCTCCCCACCAAGCCACTATGCCCCCCAGATGACAATTAAACCAAAATTAATTTCCCAGCTTCATTATTTGCATGTGTGACTGTATGTAGCCCCAAGTCCCTTTTCCCAAGACCCTTCCCTAAATTTCCCAGGTCTTTCTATACATTTCTTAGGATTTGTTTAAGAAACAAGATATGAAACAATATGTGTTGTGCTTTAAATTGTTCTCACCGCAGGATCCTGGAAATTGATGGTATTAACCTCCACCATCCCATCCACTCCGATCGTGTCCACCATATTAAATGGGATACGGTGCATGTAATCCTTGATGTGGATGCCATTGACACTTATCTATGAAAACATACTGTCAAGATCAGTATGTAGACTTTTATACAGTATTATGCTCATAACACTTATAATAAGTGATAGATAGTGATAGAATTAGGTCAAATAACGTGCTGTGGTAACCATTTTTCGTTTGCTATTGTgagaaaaaagaagtgaaagGACCTAACCTTGTATGATTGGCTTGTAACCAAGATCTGCAGATTGAAAGGGTTTCCCATGGGAAAGTGAGACTGGTGTATGCGCTCCTCTGTACCCCAGGTGTTATTGTGCTTTGTGTTAGTCACAATGTATCCTGAACTGGAGTCATAACGTGGGTTAAAGTGCAGGGCAATGTTAGCATCTGGTCTGGAACCACACTGGAGATTCACATGAAACctgaaaagaataaacaaattgTAAACAACTGTACATTCTAAACAGGAAGaacatacagaaatatatagTAGATATATTCAAATAATCTAAAATTATGTAGAAACCTGACCAATAATACATATGAGGATTTTTGAAAATTTTTATTGACATAAAAATGTGTCTGCAAAATTTTTCTgtttatacagaaaatataaagtataatgtaAAGACATTAAATAAgcatgacatttttaaatacaactgcacagtactgtgtgtataaataatcAAACCATGAGTAAGTCATGTATCTATCTACCCTCACAAACATAAAACGTTTTTGTACCTGTTGGCTCCAGGTAAAACCCGTCCACTAACAATGATACTCTTTCCATCCTTCAAGCCTCCTTGGATTGAGCCAGTAAAAGGGATTTTCTGTTGAATGATAAAATGTGCACTTCAGtgtacaacaaaaaaattctgGTATGTTGTTCTTGGGTTTCTTGCTCTTCCAGGCTGAAACATGTACCTTCAAAGTGCATCAATTTGTTGCAAAGGTCCTTCAACAAAAAAGGATCTTAAAATATCTTTCACATATCTTGTAAAAGATTAACAAGATCCTGCTTTTATTGAATGTGTGCATAATGATGTAAACTAAGGATACAGATTTAATTCCTCATTgtttattctgtcttttttcagtCTAAagattatgatttatttttaatcatgtttctattcacacacaaaaaaccccaGAAAGAACAATAGGATTATAGAACAAGAGAATTATAGAAGCCTtaaaatttatatatgtataaaatatacaattcaAAACATCTTTTAATTAGTTGTTTTTCAACCGAACGAAATGAAACTGAAAGAGtaataaatggaaaagaaaaactacACACTTACTGGGTTGTAAAATGGTTGTTGCTGTTGCTGGGGGTAATATGCCATTTTCCTGATTTCTTTTTCCAGAATCCAATTTgtaatctgtaatctgattACAGACGTACTGTAATCAATGCAGTCCGACTGATTACAGCTAAGGGTTTTTGTTTGATCTTATTTATGCAGCCTCCTCTGACTCTGACAGCTCTGTAAGCTCTGTTCAGGAAGTAGGTGGAGACCGTTAACCACGGGTTAGTTCCGTTTTCTGTTAGACAATGCTGTGTGTCTCAGTTTTGTCTTATAACATTGCCTTAATATGTAAGTAAAAACTGAGCAAAGTACGTTGTGTTTAAACAGTAATTGCACAACAATTTCTACACACCATTGCCGTTATGTCTGTGTAGGCTGTGAAACATTTTCTGGAGAATACAATAATGTTGCAACACTTTCCCGTAAGCTTATCATTTTTCCTGAAAATCACAGCCTATTGCATAACCAGTGGTGGGAAGAAGGATCATATATCCCACCTTTCATGTTGGGAGAATAGTGCTTGATTTTCGGTTCGGTTCGGTAGTTAGTTAAactattattatagtttttgtttgtttttttactcacATTTATCAGTTtaccaacaacacacacacacctggctgtTATGATAAAAACATCTGGAAAGGTTTTGCACTACATTTTGGAGCTTGGCTGTGGGAGCtcgttcattcagccacaagagcaatAGCGAGGTCAGACAGTGATAAGTggtgttgaggtcagggctctgtgcaggagtTTTTCCACACCATACTGTGTTAACAGGTCGTCGGCATTGAGATGCTGGAACATTTTTGGGCCTCTTACTTCCAGTGATGGGAAATAGCAGTGCTATAATTTACAAAATCTTCAAACTTTGTGGCAATATTTTGGGGAAAGAATACATGGGTATGGTGTTCATGtggccataaagtgtacgcAGTTCATGTAGTTCCACAAAATCTTTGTAATGTCAATGTGCACATTTACAGCACTATTCTCTTATACTGCCAACATGGTCCAAGCATACGAACACAACACAAGTGGAATCTGtgcttttttaaatctatttagtatattaatgatttatattaatatattagtgACTGTAGAAAACCTGTTAATAATTACTGTAAGATCCCCATATCAGTGAAGCATCCTGCACCATGGTGTATGCTTAAAGTATTACAGGATATGTGTTAGATCTTAGTtcttatgtgtatgtgtatataggTGTTATATCAGTTTTAATGTGGTAGTTTACGATgtcatatacacatttatagtcAAAGTAATGTATAAGAATTTCCCAATAAGTAACAACTCCTTTCACCTTCATAGAGCTcatacataaacactaacaaattaggctttattgcttgTTAAGGTTGAACAGAACAGTACATAAACTTTCCCAAGACATTAAACATGCTGTACAAAGATAAAGTCTTATATCCTTAAATCCATTAAAACACATATTAAAccaaaaatgtacatttcacGTTTTACAACATACTTATGTTCATATCTATAAAACAAGAATAAAGTACCTACTCCAAAAGCTGTAATGACAATCATATAAAAGTGGTATAATAATAGGAGGCTGGgctgaatattaaataaatataaattctacAAATTCAAAATCACAAaaggtttgcttttttttatttcagttacaaGCAAAAGTTTCATCTGCATCTCCCGCCTCCATGCATAATCCCTTGTAAGAGCACATTTCCATCAGTATATTTCTCTGAACATTCCACTCTCCAAATTAACCAAAAAAACATGCTATACATAAAGTATAAATCAGTTAAACACACATTCTTACAAATGCTCCATGTCCACCTTCTCACTTTAATTCACTTACAAGACACAGTAGATGAAATCAAAGTCATTGTGTTCATTATttgcagacagagagaagaatgACATTATTCCACAAATGTTCCAGTTAAAGTGCAGACAGCTTTACCCCAACTTTACATTAAAGATTGTAATATGAGGATTACAAATAAGATAAGGCATGATAACTGCTAGCTTTGTCAGCTTCAGTAAGGCATGAATAAGGGATCAGCAGCATCATTAGTAATCTCTTAAGTATAGCAAGCAGGATCAGGCAGGTGTTCATATGTGAGAGTTTTACAAAGAGATCCTT carries:
- the LOC132858444 gene encoding galectin-9C-like; its protein translation is MAYYPQQQQQPFYNPKIPFTGSIQGGLKDGKSIIVSGRVLPGANRFHVNLQCGSRPDANIALHFNPRYDSSSGYIVTNTKHNNTWGTEERIHQSHFPMGNPFNLQILVTSQSYKISVNGIHIKDYMHRIPFNMVDTIGVDGMVEVNTINFQDPAGFVPAQSGFQPQFAYPSGYSAPAFPAPVNYSVPYKSIINGGLYPGKNITIQGVVNPQACRFNINLRHRSGIAFHFNPRFDENVVVRNTQTMEKWGSEERSGGMPFHKGQNFQIIISCNPHHYNVFVNGNQICTYNHRFTSLGEIDVLEVTGDLSLTAVTV